A segment of the Streptomyces sp. NBC_00376 genome:
GCTCCGGCTGTATGAGCGCGTGTTCCTGGCATTCGATCATCACCGGGCAGCGCGCGCAGACCCGCTTCGCGGACTCCTCGCGCGCGAGTCTGGCAGCAGTCGGCTCCTTCGACGGGGCGAAGAACAGCCCGGCTTCGTCCCGGCGGCACACCGCCTCCGAATGCCAGGGGCCGGCCTGGTCCTCCCGCGCGGGGGCGCGCTGGGGAGGG
Coding sequences within it:
- a CDS encoding WhiB family transcriptional regulator, which translates into the protein MLQLPHQPLQVAAVPPQRAPAREDQAGPWHSEAVCRRDEAGLFFAPSKEPTAARLAREESAKRVCARCPVMIECQEHALIQPEPYGVWGGLTAAERRVVLARRRRREMERKASAVSSGATGRIAAAG